One window from the genome of Enterococcus haemoperoxidus ATCC BAA-382 encodes:
- the ftsA gene encoding cell division protein FtsA, translating into MAKTGMYVGLDIGTTSVKVVVAEFIEGQMNIIGVGNAKSDGLNRGIIVDIDKTVNAIQRAVRQAEEKAGIQIKSVNVGLPANLLEVENCQGMIAVSSESKEITDEDVRNVASAALVRSTPPERQIVAILPQEFTVDGFEGIKDPRGMIGVRLEMFGVVFTGPKTIIHNTRKCVEKAGLTVNELVIMPLALTETVLSDGEKDFGTIVIDMGGGQTTTSVMHDKQLKFTHVNQEGGEFVTKDVSIVLNTSFNNAEALKINYGDAYPERTSVSEEFPVDVIGKSEPVKVDERYLSEVIEARVEQIFKKSKEVLDEIDALELPGGVILTGGGASLPGVVDLAQEIFDASVKLYVPNHMGLRNPVFTNVISIVEYSAQLNDIYHIAKGAIPGEKIKSSQPIAVQQEVQYDTYADTTQDDYDDSEIHESGEKVTGKIKDFFSNIFD; encoded by the coding sequence ATGGCAAAGACAGGAATGTATGTAGGCCTTGATATTGGTACAACGTCAGTAAAAGTTGTAGTTGCTGAGTTTATCGAAGGTCAAATGAATATCATTGGCGTAGGAAACGCAAAATCTGATGGATTAAATCGAGGGATCATTGTCGATATAGATAAAACAGTAAATGCGATTCAAAGAGCAGTAAGACAAGCAGAAGAAAAAGCGGGAATTCAAATTAAAAGTGTGAATGTGGGGTTACCAGCAAACTTACTTGAAGTTGAAAATTGCCAAGGAATGATTGCTGTAAGTAGTGAGTCAAAAGAAATCACTGATGAAGATGTAAGAAACGTAGCATCTGCAGCTCTGGTTCGTTCAACTCCTCCTGAACGCCAAATCGTAGCAATTTTACCTCAAGAATTCACAGTAGATGGATTCGAAGGAATTAAAGATCCTAGAGGGATGATTGGCGTTCGCTTAGAAATGTTCGGAGTGGTCTTTACAGGTCCGAAAACAATTATTCACAATACAAGAAAATGCGTTGAAAAAGCAGGTTTAACAGTTAATGAATTAGTTATTATGCCATTAGCGTTAACGGAAACAGTTCTCTCAGACGGTGAAAAAGACTTTGGAACGATCGTTATCGATATGGGTGGCGGACAAACAACAACTTCTGTGATGCATGATAAGCAATTGAAATTTACTCATGTGAATCAAGAAGGTGGCGAGTTTGTCACTAAAGATGTTTCCATTGTGTTGAATACATCCTTTAATAACGCTGAAGCATTGAAAATCAATTATGGTGATGCTTATCCAGAAAGAACATCAGTTAGTGAAGAGTTTCCAGTTGATGTGATCGGTAAATCTGAACCAGTAAAAGTTGATGAACGTTACCTTTCAGAAGTGATTGAAGCTAGAGTAGAACAAATCTTTAAAAAATCAAAAGAAGTATTGGATGAAATCGATGCATTGGAGCTTCCAGGCGGAGTAATCTTAACTGGTGGTGGTGCAAGCCTTCCTGGTGTTGTCGATTTAGCTCAAGAGATCTTTGATGCAAGCGTAAAATTATACGTGCCTAATCATATGGGGTTACGTAACCCAGTCTTTACAAATGTGATTAGTATCGTAGAATATTCTGCGCAATTAAATGACATTTATCATATTGCTAAGGGCGCGATTCCAGGTGAGAAGATCAAATCTTCACAACCAATTGCTGTTCAACAAGAAGTACAATATGATACTTATGCAGATACAACTCAAGATGATTACGATGATTCTGAAATACATGAATCGGGTGAAAAAGTTACAGGTAAGATCAAAGACTTCTTCTCAAACATTTTTGACTAA
- the ftsZ gene encoding cell division protein FtsZ, which translates to MEFSLDNNINNGAVIKVIGVGGGGGNAVNRMIDENVKGVEFIAANTDVQALKNSKAETVIQLGPKYTRGLGAGSQPEVGQKSAEESEQVISDALQGADMIFITAGMGGGTGTGAAPVVAKIAKELGALTVGVVTRPFSFEGPKRGRYAAEGIALLKENVDTLLIISNNRLLEVVDKKTPMLEAFREADNVLRQGVQGISDLITAPGYVNLDFADVKTVMENQGTALMGIGVASGEDRVIEATKKAISSPLLETSIDGAEQVLLNITGGLDMTLFEAQDASDIVTSAATGDVNIILGTSINEDLGDEIRVTVIATGIDPSKKDRKSPRQNRPTQIQTVQQAPVLDMEQSKPSQPQPQEETSAFGDWDIRREQNVRPKVEDTTFENVEKKDFETFHREEPSQSNDDELNTPPFFRRKR; encoded by the coding sequence ATGGAATTTTCTTTAGACAATAACATTAACAATGGCGCTGTCATCAAAGTTATCGGTGTAGGCGGCGGTGGCGGAAACGCTGTTAACCGTATGATCGATGAAAACGTCAAAGGCGTTGAATTCATCGCAGCCAATACAGATGTACAAGCCCTTAAAAACTCAAAAGCAGAAACAGTGATCCAACTTGGACCTAAGTATACACGCGGTTTAGGTGCTGGCTCTCAACCTGAAGTTGGCCAAAAATCAGCAGAAGAAAGTGAGCAAGTAATTTCAGATGCCTTACAAGGAGCTGATATGATTTTTATCACTGCTGGTATGGGTGGTGGAACAGGAACAGGAGCTGCTCCTGTGGTTGCTAAAATCGCCAAAGAATTAGGTGCATTGACAGTTGGTGTTGTTACAAGACCATTTAGCTTTGAAGGGCCAAAACGCGGACGCTACGCAGCAGAAGGTATTGCTCTTTTAAAAGAAAACGTTGATACATTATTGATTATTTCAAACAACCGTCTATTAGAAGTTGTTGATAAAAAGACACCAATGCTTGAAGCATTCCGTGAAGCAGATAACGTATTACGTCAAGGAGTACAAGGTATTTCAGATTTAATCACAGCGCCAGGGTATGTCAACTTAGACTTTGCTGATGTGAAGACAGTTATGGAAAACCAAGGAACTGCTTTGATGGGAATTGGTGTTGCTAGCGGTGAAGATCGTGTGATCGAAGCCACTAAAAAAGCTATTTCTTCTCCATTACTAGAAACATCTATTGATGGTGCTGAACAAGTACTATTGAACATTACGGGTGGCTTAGACATGACATTATTTGAAGCACAAGATGCTTCTGATATCGTGACAAGTGCTGCAACTGGTGATGTAAATATTATTCTAGGTACTTCTATCAATGAAGATTTAGGCGATGAAATCCGTGTTACAGTTATTGCGACAGGAATCGATCCTTCAAAAAAAGATCGTAAATCTCCACGTCAAAATAGACCTACTCAAATCCAAACAGTGCAACAAGCACCTGTTTTGGATATGGAACAATCAAAACCATCACAACCTCAACCACAAGAAGAGACAAGTGCTTTTGGTGACTGGGATATCCGTCGTGAACAAAACGTACGACCTAAAGTCGAAGATACGACATTTGAAAATGTTGAGAAAAAAGATTTTGAAACATTTCATCGTGAAGAACCATCACAAAGCAATGACGATGAGTTAAATACACCACCATTTTTCCGCAGAAAAAGATAG
- a CDS encoding YggS family pyridoxal phosphate-dependent enzyme, which yields MLVDNLEKINQEIRLACQKAARSDNDVTMIAVTKSVGNDSAKELAELGIKNMAENRVDKLLEKKEALKNFSSIKWHLIGNLQRRKVKSIINEIDYFHALDSLKLAEEIQKRSEKQISCFVEVNVTGEASKHGFRSEEVFDFINQLAEFDRIKVVGLMTMAPLDASEQVLHEVFSQLKKLQLAINNQHLSYAPCTELSMGMSNDFPIAIEEGATFVRIGTAIFRGA from the coding sequence ATGCTAGTTGATAACTTAGAAAAAATAAATCAAGAAATTCGGCTAGCATGCCAAAAAGCAGCGCGGTCAGACAATGATGTAACGATGATTGCCGTGACTAAATCAGTGGGAAATGATAGTGCCAAGGAACTTGCTGAACTTGGTATCAAGAATATGGCTGAGAACCGAGTCGATAAATTACTGGAAAAAAAAGAAGCCCTTAAAAATTTTTCGTCTATTAAGTGGCATTTGATTGGTAATTTACAGCGTAGGAAGGTAAAATCAATAATAAATGAGATAGATTATTTTCACGCTTTGGACAGTTTAAAATTAGCAGAAGAAATTCAAAAGCGATCAGAGAAGCAAATTTCCTGTTTCGTTGAGGTGAATGTTACTGGTGAAGCAAGTAAACACGGGTTCAGATCAGAGGAAGTTTTTGATTTTATAAATCAATTAGCTGAGTTTGATCGCATAAAGGTCGTAGGATTAATGACTATGGCGCCGTTGGATGCTTCTGAACAAGTTCTTCATGAAGTGTTTTCTCAGCTAAAAAAACTGCAATTAGCAATAAATAATCAGCATCTGTCATATGCACCGTGTACAGAGCTTAGCATGGGAATGAGTAATGATTTCCCAATCGCTATTGAAGAAGGTGCAACTTTTGTACGAATCGGAACAGCAATATTTAGAGGTGCGTAA
- a CDS encoding cell division protein SepF — translation MSIFSKNALSSFFGLSGEDEYDNYDEYEEQKVVNEQPRQTVRQTQAQVQRPTATEPLTEKPSARYRSTETHQDKKESRQETAFNEQKVVSMRSSNNSNSKRSQDTHNSSKPGKITIIEPRVYSEAMNIAKHIIASDAVLINFHLVEENQARRIVDFLTGTVYALDGDIQRVGDEIFLCTPSNIEIDSATAQSLAKKQMFDF, via the coding sequence ATGTCAATTTTTAGTAAAAATGCGTTATCGAGCTTTTTTGGATTATCTGGTGAAGATGAATATGATAATTATGATGAATACGAGGAACAAAAGGTTGTCAACGAACAACCAAGACAGACGGTTCGACAAACACAAGCACAGGTACAAAGACCGACTGCAACTGAGCCTTTAACTGAAAAACCATCTGCTCGTTATCGTTCAACAGAAACGCATCAAGATAAAAAAGAAAGCCGTCAGGAAACAGCATTTAATGAACAAAAGGTTGTCTCCATGCGTAGTTCTAATAACTCAAATTCTAAACGATCGCAAGATACACATAATTCAAGTAAACCTGGAAAAATTACAATAATTGAACCACGAGTTTATTCTGAAGCAATGAATATTGCTAAACATATTATTGCAAGTGATGCTGTATTGATTAATTTTCATTTAGTGGAAGAGAATCAAGCAAGAAGAATTGTTGACTTTCTTACAGGAACTGTTTATGCATTAGACGGAGACATTCAACGCGTAGGCGATGAAATTTTTCTTTGCACACCATCAAACATAGAAATCGATAGTGCCACTGCACAATCGTTAGCTAAGAAACAAATGTTTGATTTTTAG
- a CDS encoding YggT family protein, producing MSIALFIFLLYKGVQIYSGVLIIYALLSWFPGAYDSTFGRLISRISEPYLSLFDRLNLSIGMVGFNVMIAIIVLNLAASGLGRILQSILY from the coding sequence ATGAGTATCGCTCTATTTATATTTCTATTATATAAAGGTGTTCAAATCTATTCAGGTGTTTTAATCATATATGCATTATTATCTTGGTTTCCAGGAGCATATGATTCTACGTTTGGCCGTTTGATTTCAAGAATTTCTGAACCTTACTTAAGTTTGTTTGATCGATTGAATTTGAGCATAGGTATGGTTGGTTTTAATGTAATGATTGCAATCATTGTGTTGAATTTAGCTGCGAGTGGACTGGGACGGATTTTACAATCAATCTTGTATTAA
- a CDS encoding RNA-binding protein, producing MNANVYQHFRKDEHPFIDSVGDWLEQVESQYAPYLSDFLDPRQAYILETLIRQNSELEFQFYGGYEQAERKRCLIYPDYYEPKEEDFEVEVLEIVYPVKFSTLSHGKVLGTLLNTGIKREYFGDIISDSDRWQVFVAKEIANFIVTQVEKIGKISVRLEKRKYTEIIRPKDDWTHERTTISSLRLDNLISSVYNISRQRSKQLIESGKVKVNWTENTRPDFLVDLLDIVSIRGFGRIQIQELEGKTKKDKFRLLLGVLRK from the coding sequence ATGAACGCAAATGTGTATCAACATTTTCGAAAAGATGAACATCCTTTTATTGATTCTGTAGGAGATTGGTTAGAACAAGTTGAAAGTCAATACGCTCCTTACTTATCAGATTTTTTAGATCCTAGGCAAGCTTATATTTTGGAAACGTTGATACGACAAAATAGTGAGCTTGAATTTCAGTTTTACGGTGGATATGAACAAGCTGAACGAAAACGTTGTCTGATTTATCCTGATTATTATGAACCAAAAGAGGAAGATTTTGAAGTAGAAGTATTAGAAATCGTTTATCCTGTAAAATTTTCTACATTGTCTCATGGTAAGGTGTTGGGTACCTTACTTAATACTGGGATCAAACGAGAATATTTTGGTGATATCATTTCTGATAGTGACAGATGGCAAGTGTTTGTTGCGAAGGAAATAGCAAATTTTATTGTAACTCAGGTAGAAAAAATCGGGAAAATTTCTGTAAGATTAGAAAAACGAAAATATACAGAGATCATACGTCCTAAAGATGACTGGACACACGAACGAACAACAATAAGTTCGCTACGTCTGGATAATTTGATCTCTAGCGTATATAATATATCTAGACAGAGATCAAAACAATTGATTGAATCTGGAAAAGTAAAAGTGAATTGGACGGAAAATACAAGACCAGATTTTCTAGTGGATCTGTTAGATATCGTATCTATTAGAGGTTTTGGCCGAATCCAAATTCAAGAGTTAGAGGGAAAGACGAAAAAGGACAAGTTTCGTTTGTTACTGGGAGTTCTACGAAAATAA
- a CDS encoding DivIVA domain-containing protein yields MALTPLDIQNKNFSTKMRGYNQDDVDDFLDQVTKDYEDSLQKTRELEKSLKHAEEKLQYFNELKDALNQSIIVAQDTADKVKTSANKESEVIVTSAENTANEMISSAEKRSSNLITSAEEKAKEILTDATDRARQLAAETDDLKKKTRVFHQRLSLMLEAQLEQVKSEEWNELLKPFSSYVSDSHTVIKEVLAQELDKSDDVVAESVTVAEEEPTLEQAAMDPKAMLDLLNKDPK; encoded by the coding sequence ATGGCATTAACTCCATTAGATATTCAAAATAAGAATTTCTCTACAAAAATGAGAGGTTACAACCAAGACGATGTCGATGATTTCTTAGATCAAGTAACGAAAGATTATGAAGATTCTCTTCAAAAAACACGTGAACTTGAAAAATCATTAAAACATGCTGAAGAAAAATTACAATATTTCAATGAATTAAAAGATGCATTGAATCAATCGATTATTGTAGCGCAAGATACTGCGGATAAAGTAAAAACGAGTGCGAATAAAGAATCAGAGGTAATCGTTACTTCGGCTGAAAATACAGCGAACGAAATGATTTCTTCTGCTGAAAAACGCTCAAGCAATCTTATTACATCTGCTGAAGAAAAAGCCAAAGAAATTCTAACGGATGCGACTGATCGAGCTCGTCAATTGGCTGCTGAAACAGACGACTTGAAGAAGAAAACACGTGTCTTCCACCAACGTTTAAGTTTGATGTTAGAAGCACAACTAGAACAAGTGAAGAGTGAAGAATGGAATGAATTATTAAAACCATTCTCAAGTTACGTAAGTGATTCCCATACTGTTATCAAAGAAGTACTGGCGCAAGAACTTGATAAAAGTGACGACGTAGTTGCAGAGTCAGTTACAGTTGCTGAAGAAGAACCAACACTTGAACAAGCTGCAATGGATCCAAAAGCAATGCTTGATTTATTAAATAAAGATCCTAAATAA
- the ileS gene encoding isoleucine--tRNA ligase, whose product MKMKETLQLGKTAFPMRGNLPNREVEWQKDWEEQKIYEKRQELNEGKPTFVLHDGPPYANGNIHLGHSLNKISKDIIIRSKSMSGFRSPYVPGWDTHGLPIEQVLTNKGIKRKEMTLAEYREKCEEYARSQVDTQRADFKRLGVAGDWENPYVTLDPSYEAAEIRVFGKMAEKGYIYKGLKPIYWSPSSESSLAEAEIEYKDVKSASIYVAFKVVDGKGILDTDTSFVIWTTTPWTLPANLGISVNPDYQYIVVKAYGKKYVVAKDLLETVKEAIGWDDVEVLETISGKDMECMTAQHPFYDRTSLVMLGDHVTLDAGTGLVHTAPGHGEEDYIVSKKYNLDILSPLDNRGVFTDEAPGFEGVFYDKANPMITALLDEKDALLKLDFFTHSYPHDWRTKKPVIYRATPQWFASIDKFRQNILDEVEKVDWILPWGKTRLYNMIRDRGDWVISRQRAWGVPLPIFYAENGEAIITPETIDHVANLFAEHGSNIWFKREAKELLPEGFTHPGSPNGEFTKENDIMDVWFDSGSSHEAVLRERPELTFPADMYLEGSDQYRGWFNSSITTSVAINGVAPYKAVLSQGFTLDGEGRKMSKSLGNTILPDKVIKQMGADILRLWVSSVDYEADVRVSMDILNQVSEVYRKIRNTMRFLLANTSDFEPKEHTVSYEELRSVDKYMIVRLNQVIQEIREKGYEKYNFMQIYRSVMNFLTVDLSSFYLDFAKDVVYIEAEDNYQRRCMQTVFYQTAVALTKLLTPIIPHTSEEIWSFLKEEEDYVQLAEFPGYEEFANQQELLDTWAAFMDFRDNVLKSLEEARNSKLIGKSLEAKVTVYPNEQIRELLTAVDADVAQLLIVSGFEVASLAAEVPENVEKFDDMSILVEKAAGETCDRCRAVRTDVGEDEKLPHLCGRCAKIVEENYPEAVAEGFEE is encoded by the coding sequence ATGAAAATGAAAGAAACATTACAATTGGGAAAAACAGCTTTTCCAATGCGTGGAAATTTGCCAAACCGTGAGGTAGAATGGCAAAAAGATTGGGAAGAACAAAAGATCTATGAAAAACGTCAAGAATTAAACGAGGGCAAACCAACATTTGTTCTTCATGATGGACCGCCATATGCTAACGGGAATATCCATTTAGGTCATTCATTAAACAAAATCAGTAAAGATATCATTATCCGTTCAAAATCTATGTCAGGATTCCGTTCGCCTTATGTCCCTGGTTGGGATACACATGGGTTACCAATCGAACAAGTACTAACAAATAAAGGGATCAAAAGAAAAGAAATGACATTAGCGGAGTACCGGGAAAAATGTGAAGAATATGCACGTTCGCAAGTAGACACACAACGTGCTGATTTCAAACGCTTAGGTGTTGCTGGAGATTGGGAAAATCCTTATGTTACATTGGACCCATCATACGAAGCAGCTGAGATTCGCGTATTTGGAAAAATGGCTGAAAAAGGCTATATCTACAAAGGATTAAAACCAATTTACTGGTCTCCATCAAGTGAGTCTTCATTAGCTGAAGCTGAAATCGAATATAAAGATGTAAAATCTGCCTCTATTTATGTAGCCTTTAAAGTCGTTGATGGTAAAGGCATTTTAGACACAGATACATCATTTGTGATCTGGACAACAACACCTTGGACGCTTCCTGCAAACTTAGGAATCTCAGTAAATCCTGATTATCAATATATTGTAGTAAAAGCTTATGGCAAAAAATACGTTGTTGCTAAAGATCTTTTGGAAACTGTTAAAGAAGCAATCGGCTGGGATGATGTTGAAGTACTTGAAACGATTTCTGGTAAAGATATGGAATGTATGACAGCACAGCATCCATTTTATGATCGTACATCATTAGTGATGTTAGGGGATCATGTAACATTGGATGCGGGTACTGGATTAGTTCATACAGCACCTGGTCATGGTGAGGAAGATTATATCGTAAGCAAAAAGTATAATTTAGACATTCTTTCACCTTTGGATAATCGTGGTGTCTTTACTGACGAAGCACCTGGCTTTGAGGGAGTTTTCTACGATAAAGCAAACCCAATGATTACAGCATTACTTGATGAAAAAGACGCATTATTAAAATTGGATTTCTTTACACATAGTTATCCGCATGATTGGCGTACAAAGAAACCTGTTATTTATCGTGCAACGCCGCAATGGTTTGCCTCAATCGATAAATTCCGTCAAAATATCTTAGATGAAGTAGAAAAAGTTGATTGGATTCTTCCTTGGGGAAAAACACGTTTATATAATATGATTCGTGACCGTGGCGACTGGGTTATTTCTCGTCAACGTGCGTGGGGTGTTCCATTGCCAATTTTCTATGCTGAAAATGGTGAAGCAATCATTACGCCTGAAACAATCGATCATGTAGCCAATTTATTTGCTGAACATGGATCAAACATCTGGTTCAAACGTGAGGCAAAAGAATTACTACCAGAAGGCTTTACACATCCAGGATCTCCAAATGGTGAATTTACAAAAGAAAATGATATCATGGATGTTTGGTTTGATTCGGGTTCATCTCATGAAGCTGTCTTGCGTGAGCGTCCAGAACTAACTTTCCCAGCTGATATGTACCTAGAAGGCTCTGATCAATACCGTGGTTGGTTTAATTCAAGTATTACGACAAGTGTAGCAATCAATGGCGTAGCACCTTATAAAGCTGTTTTATCGCAAGGTTTTACGTTGGATGGCGAAGGCCGTAAAATGAGTAAATCTTTAGGTAACACAATTTTACCTGATAAAGTGATCAAACAAATGGGTGCGGATATTTTGCGTTTGTGGGTAAGTAGTGTTGATTATGAAGCGGATGTACGCGTTTCAATGGACATTTTGAATCAAGTTTCCGAAGTTTATCGTAAAATCCGTAATACAATGCGATTCTTATTAGCGAATACGAGTGATTTTGAACCAAAAGAACATACCGTCTCTTATGAGGAATTACGTTCTGTGGATAAATATATGATCGTTCGTTTAAATCAAGTAATTCAAGAAATTCGTGAAAAAGGCTATGAAAAATACAATTTCATGCAAATCTACCGTTCAGTGATGAATTTCTTAACAGTTGATCTATCTTCATTCTATTTAGATTTTGCCAAAGATGTTGTCTACATTGAAGCAGAAGATAACTATCAACGTCGTTGCATGCAAACTGTGTTCTACCAAACAGCTGTTGCATTAACCAAATTGTTAACGCCAATTATTCCGCATACTTCTGAAGAAATCTGGAGCTTCCTAAAAGAAGAGGAAGATTATGTTCAGTTAGCTGAATTTCCAGGATATGAAGAGTTTGCGAACCAACAAGAGTTGTTAGACACTTGGGCAGCGTTTATGGACTTTAGAGATAATGTACTAAAATCTTTAGAAGAAGCACGTAATTCTAAATTGATCGGTAAATCGTTAGAAGCTAAAGTAACAGTTTATCCTAACGAACAAATCCGCGAGCTATTAACAGCTGTCGATGCAGATGTTGCTCAATTATTGATTGTTTCTGGTTTTGAGGTGGCTTCTTTAGCAGCAGAAGTTCCTGAAAATGTTGAAAAATTCGATGATATGTCGATTCTTGTGGAAAAAGCTGCAGGTGAAACGTGTGACCGTTGTCGTGCAGTACGCACAGATGTTGGTGAGGATGAAAAATTACCACATTTATGTGGACGTTGTGCTAAAATTGTTGAAGAAAATTATCCAGAAGCGGTAGCTGAAGGATTCGAAGAATAA
- a CDS encoding tyrosine-type recombinase/integrase translates to MISSRQFSRQTKEELTITKKGENIYKRKDGRWEGRYRKGRNEQGKLLYGYIYGQKYREVKQTLERLKARQTFSKQLTTQFQGTVEEWLVYWLDHLIVRQIKQSTYASYQTKMRKHILPYIGKKKLLHIEKKDITALMLLLSDKELSLTTIHNVLTIFKSAMNKAYFEKAIPENPCDGIVLPAIRKKDIAILTREQQRILEKAALKEPGCSPIIIALYTGMRIGEIGALTWSDINLESKTIQVVRTIQRVSVPGKTTKTEIVFDLPKSKSSVRKIPIAQNLLTYLTKKKAEAVSTYVINYKHSYAEPRLINYWFKKTLAKADIEPIHFHALRHTFATRCIENGSDIATLSRLLGHQSIKLTLDTYASSLWETREKAISILDAELNLEE, encoded by the coding sequence GTGATTTCTAGCCGTCAATTCTCTCGTCAAACGAAGGAGGAACTTACGATAACTAAAAAAGGCGAAAATATTTATAAGCGAAAAGATGGCCGCTGGGAAGGGCGCTACCGAAAAGGGCGAAATGAACAAGGAAAACTGCTCTACGGCTACATTTACGGTCAAAAATATAGGGAGGTCAAACAAACCTTAGAACGTCTAAAAGCACGCCAGACTTTTTCAAAGCAGCTTACGACCCAATTTCAAGGGACAGTAGAGGAATGGCTCGTGTACTGGTTGGATCACTTAATCGTTCGTCAAATCAAACAGTCGACCTATGCGTCGTATCAAACAAAAATGCGCAAACATATCTTGCCTTATATAGGAAAGAAAAAATTACTTCATATTGAGAAAAAAGACATCACAGCGTTAATGCTTCTTTTATCGGATAAAGAATTAAGTCTGACCACGATCCATAATGTCTTGACGATCTTTAAAAGTGCCATGAATAAAGCCTACTTTGAAAAAGCCATTCCAGAAAACCCGTGTGACGGCATTGTCCTGCCAGCGATCCGGAAAAAAGATATCGCCATTTTAACTCGGGAACAACAACGAATATTAGAAAAAGCTGCCCTGAAAGAGCCAGGGTGCTCACCGATCATTATCGCGTTGTACACCGGCATGCGGATTGGTGAAATCGGGGCTTTAACGTGGTCCGATATCAATTTAGAAAGCAAAACGATCCAAGTGGTCCGCACAATCCAGAGAGTGTCTGTGCCAGGAAAAACAACCAAGACAGAGATTGTATTTGATCTGCCCAAATCAAAAAGTTCGGTGCGGAAAATACCGATTGCCCAAAATTTACTTACTTACTTAACAAAGAAAAAAGCGGAGGCGGTCAGTACCTATGTGATCAACTATAAACACTCATACGCAGAACCTAGACTGATCAATTATTGGTTTAAAAAGACCCTTGCCAAAGCTGACATAGAGCCGATCCATTTCCACGCTTTAAGGCATACCTTTGCGACACGGTGTATTGAAAATGGAAGCGATATTGCCACCTTAAGCCGTTTACTAGGCCATCAATCGATCAAGCTGACCTTAGATACGTATGCCAGTTCTTTATGGGAAACCAGAGAAAAGGCCATTTCCATTCTGGATGCCGAACTGAATTTAGAAGAATAA
- a CDS encoding winged helix-turn-helix domain-containing protein: MSTIGLYQYENSYSSYIEVLKEKECTFYPLEKELDKDKQTTLEAVILDHSVGNSGESLGKICELLFRLKESEVPLIFILLQQSTPMERLIYLQLGATIVFDNQIKPNEFGIIVSNLLQPRVGLRQAVLEEKVGSGLQLNVYNHSIRLENEQEVLLTPLEYKLVSYLKSKKEQGATYEEIYQVLWQQEMGNQRYRVANLVFLIRTKIEKSTAHPKYLKTIRTIGYVFCSGCFE; this comes from the coding sequence ATGAGTACGATTGGTTTATATCAATATGAAAATTCCTATTCATCATATATAGAAGTACTCAAGGAAAAAGAATGCACCTTCTATCCATTAGAGAAAGAACTAGACAAAGACAAACAAACAACACTAGAAGCAGTGATTCTCGATCATTCGGTAGGCAACAGTGGGGAATCCTTGGGAAAAATTTGTGAGTTACTTTTTCGTCTTAAAGAAAGTGAAGTCCCGCTGATCTTTATCCTATTACAACAGAGTACGCCGATGGAGCGGTTGATTTATTTACAATTGGGGGCGACGATCGTCTTTGATAATCAGATCAAGCCGAATGAATTTGGAATCATTGTTTCCAATCTCCTCCAACCAAGAGTGGGGTTGAGGCAAGCTGTTTTAGAAGAAAAGGTAGGGAGCGGACTTCAATTAAACGTCTATAATCATTCTATCCGTTTAGAAAACGAGCAGGAAGTCCTTCTGACACCGCTAGAATATAAGCTAGTAAGTTACTTGAAAAGTAAAAAAGAACAGGGGGCGACCTATGAAGAAATTTATCAAGTTTTGTGGCAACAGGAAATGGGCAATCAACGCTACCGCGTAGCAAATTTAGTCTTTCTCATTCGGACTAAGATAGAGAAAAGTACAGCCCATCCTAAGTATTTAAAAACGATCCGCACGATTGGGTATGTTTTTTGTAGCGGATGCTTTGAGTAA